In Bremerella cremea, one DNA window encodes the following:
- the pstB gene encoding phosphate ABC transporter ATP-binding protein PstB yields the protein MSQSHSSSSEVSRLELIAQGQDFAPVIHDAVLREEKVLEIKNFNLWYGDKQALFNINMPIPRGQVTALVGPSGCGKSTLLRCVNRMNDLIDTVRIRGDIFLNDQSICDPGVDVIELRKRMGMVFQKPNPFPMSIFENVVYPLRIDGERSRSVLEGVCEHSLKGAAIWSEVKDRLHESGLSLSGGQQQRLCIARAIASEPEVLLLDEPCSALDPIATGKIEDLIRELRGEYSILIVTHNMQQASRISDYTAFMYLGRLVEYGPTVDIFTKPQLAETNAYVTGRFG from the coding sequence ATGAGTCAATCGCATTCAAGTTCTTCCGAAGTGAGCCGGCTGGAATTGATCGCCCAAGGGCAGGACTTTGCCCCGGTGATCCACGATGCCGTGCTGCGCGAAGAGAAAGTGCTGGAGATTAAAAATTTCAATCTGTGGTATGGCGACAAGCAGGCCCTGTTCAATATCAACATGCCCATCCCGCGTGGCCAGGTCACCGCTTTGGTGGGGCCCTCGGGCTGCGGCAAGTCGACACTGCTCCGCTGTGTAAATCGCATGAACGACTTGATCGATACTGTGCGGATTCGGGGCGATATCTTCCTGAACGATCAATCGATCTGCGACCCTGGTGTCGATGTGATCGAACTGCGAAAGCGCATGGGAATGGTTTTCCAAAAACCGAATCCTTTTCCGATGAGCATCTTCGAGAATGTCGTCTACCCGCTACGAATCGATGGCGAGCGAAGCCGAAGCGTGCTGGAAGGTGTGTGCGAGCATAGCCTGAAAGGTGCCGCGATTTGGAGCGAAGTGAAAGATCGCCTGCACGAAAGCGGCCTCAGTCTTTCCGGTGGGCAGCAGCAGCGGCTGTGTATTGCTCGAGCGATTGCCAGCGAACCGGAAGTGTTGCTGTTGGACGAACCTTGTTCCGCACTCGACCCGATCGCGACCGGCAAGATCGAAGACTTGATTCGCGAATTGCGAGGCGAGTATTCGATTTTGATCGTGACACATAACATGCAGCAAGCTTCCCGAATCAGTGACTATACCGCGTTTATGTATTTAGGCCGCTTGGTCGAGTATGGACCGACAGTCGATATTTTTACCAAACCGCAGTTAGCAGAAACGAACGCTTACGTTACGGGACGTTTCGGTTAG
- the phoU gene encoding phosphate signaling complex protein PhoU produces the protein MTQHWIRQIEEVRSHLLSMGTSAEAQVSEATRALQDLDQTRALEVISADDDLDAMDVALEEECLHSIALFQPVASDLRLIVAAMSVGHELERIGDLAVNIAAGVVRLRDAGKQAGQIVLPACLQQANQMAMEMLRQSLDAFIMQDTAHCRQLIQQDRELDQLHRAIFQWLKEGIQNNPSDLDWMIEITSISKHIERIADHVTNIAEIVIYWVEGEIVRHRQVISPDEESSS, from the coding sequence ATGACGCAGCATTGGATTCGTCAGATCGAGGAGGTTCGCTCTCATCTCCTTTCCATGGGTACCAGCGCCGAGGCTCAGGTCAGCGAGGCGACCCGCGCGCTGCAAGACCTGGACCAGACGCGGGCTTTGGAGGTGATTTCGGCGGACGACGATCTTGACGCGATGGATGTTGCTTTAGAGGAAGAATGTTTGCATTCGATCGCGCTGTTTCAGCCGGTCGCCTCTGACTTAAGATTGATTGTCGCAGCGATGTCGGTTGGGCACGAACTAGAACGCATTGGCGACCTGGCGGTGAATATTGCCGCTGGGGTTGTCCGCTTGCGAGATGCCGGGAAACAGGCTGGGCAAATCGTGTTGCCAGCTTGCTTGCAGCAAGCCAATCAGATGGCGATGGAAATGCTAAGGCAAAGCTTGGATGCGTTCATCATGCAAGATACGGCCCACTGTCGCCAGTTGATTCAGCAAGACCGAGAACTCGACCAACTCCACCGGGCCATCTTTCAATGGTTGAAGGAAGGCATACAGAACAACCCGAGCGATTTAGACTGGATGATCGAGATTACCAGCATCTCGAAACACATCGAACGAATTGCGGATCATGTGACCAACATTGCCGAGATCGTGATTTACTGGGTGGAAGGCGAGATTGTCCGTCACCGCCAAGTAATTTCTCCGGATGAGGAGTCCTCGTCATGA
- a CDS encoding response regulator transcription factor, with amino-acid sequence MSQRSILIVESPRGPLQTVAHNLQQTGCRVFVAQGMRDGLQKVLEYLPDVVVLSQNLPADDLLELCRSIMRNVSDETAPAILIAPTGADLSSIEDPSHDSRLAESLALDLLAQCVKTLTFRARQTNDTQSVLECHGLRLDPRFAVVEMDGKRLDLTPTEFRLLQALLSRPGHVLTRVELENAAVPPAKGRESEMPGENSSRTRRIDVHIKSIRSKLRQKSVLIETVRSVGYRFREPAWNITSSH; translated from the coding sequence GTGTCGCAACGTAGTATTCTTATCGTCGAATCACCTCGCGGGCCTTTGCAGACCGTGGCTCATAACTTGCAACAGACCGGTTGCCGGGTGTTTGTGGCTCAGGGAATGCGCGACGGGCTGCAGAAAGTGCTAGAGTACTTACCGGACGTGGTCGTGCTTTCGCAAAATCTGCCTGCCGACGATTTGCTGGAGCTTTGTCGCTCGATCATGCGTAACGTCAGTGATGAAACGGCCCCTGCTATTTTGATCGCCCCGACCGGAGCGGATCTTTCTAGTATTGAAGATCCGTCGCACGATTCGCGACTGGCTGAATCTCTGGCTTTAGATCTTCTCGCTCAATGCGTTAAGACACTGACCTTCCGAGCCCGGCAAACGAACGATACGCAATCGGTATTGGAATGCCACGGGCTGCGTCTTGACCCACGCTTCGCCGTGGTCGAGATGGATGGAAAGCGGCTTGATTTGACCCCCACCGAGTTTCGCTTATTGCAAGCTTTGCTCTCTCGGCCGGGGCATGTGCTCACGCGGGTCGAACTCGAAAATGCCGCGGTTCCCCCAGCGAAGGGAAGGGAATCAGAAATGCCTGGCGAGAATTCCAGCCGAACGCGCCGAATCGATGTTCATATCAAGTCAATTCGTAGCAAGCTTCGGCAAAAGAGCGTACTAATCGAAACGGTGCGTAGCGTGGGGTACCGCTTTCGTGAGCCGGCTTGGAATATAACCTCTTCTCATTAA
- a CDS encoding sodium:solute symporter family protein has translation MQFLEYSLPLLGLAFTSTQAWTFLFVIITFMIYLYIGWASRAQESGEFYVAGQGVPAIANGAATAADWMSAASFISMAGLISALGSDGSFYLLGWTGGYVLLAMLLAPYLRKFGQYTVPDFVAKRYYSETARIVAAICAVFISITYVAGQMRGVGIVFARFLEVETWQGVVIGMFIVGVFAVLGGMKGITWTQVVQFFVLIAAFLIPTVALSYMLTDNPIPQVGFATGDIAEKVNKIQEDLGFAAYTQPFTNYDKTNVFLITLALMTGTAGLPHVIVRFYTVANVRAARYSAFWALLFIALLYTSAPVLAMFARYSILETLNGAHIGEMVHDKDTDVDYYPIYQVNDAGKEEVVQWVSNWQKTGLITIDDKNKDGILSLKNVDGNFAEVKIDKDILVLATPEIAKLSPWVIAIVATGGLAAALSTAAGLLLVISSSMAHDLYVHFVEPQATEPRRLLIARIMIIGAIFVAGYFGIYPPGFIGQVVAFAFGLAAASFFPIIFLGIFDKRMNREGAISGMVVGVLFTAVYIIGCRSDKILGTAAPLMTPWLTGSKWIPDGLQPEAAGAVGLILNFTVALVVSRLTSPPPDDVQDLVESVRIPRGSHAPEAHFDETDAEADNP, from the coding sequence ATGCAATTTCTAGAATATTCCTTACCTCTGCTAGGTCTGGCTTTCACTTCGACGCAGGCCTGGACCTTTCTGTTTGTCATCATCACGTTCATGATCTACCTGTACATCGGCTGGGCCAGCCGGGCACAGGAATCGGGCGAGTTCTACGTGGCCGGCCAAGGCGTGCCGGCGATTGCCAACGGTGCCGCCACGGCAGCCGACTGGATGAGCGCCGCGTCGTTCATCAGCATGGCCGGCTTGATCAGCGCACTTGGCTCGGACGGTTCGTTCTATCTGCTCGGCTGGACCGGAGGCTACGTCCTGCTGGCGATGTTATTGGCGCCATACTTACGTAAGTTTGGCCAATACACGGTGCCTGACTTTGTAGCGAAGCGTTATTACAGCGAAACGGCACGAATCGTGGCTGCGATCTGTGCGGTCTTCATTTCAATTACCTATGTCGCCGGACAGATGCGCGGTGTGGGGATCGTGTTTGCACGCTTTCTGGAAGTCGAAACCTGGCAAGGGGTCGTTATCGGCATGTTTATTGTCGGTGTCTTCGCCGTGCTGGGTGGGATGAAAGGAATCACGTGGACTCAGGTCGTGCAGTTCTTCGTCCTGATCGCGGCGTTCCTAATTCCGACCGTTGCTCTTTCTTACATGCTGACCGATAACCCCATTCCGCAAGTTGGCTTCGCGACCGGCGACATCGCTGAAAAGGTCAACAAGATTCAGGAAGACCTTGGCTTCGCGGCTTATACGCAGCCGTTTACCAACTACGACAAGACAAACGTCTTTCTGATTACCTTGGCCCTGATGACCGGTACCGCTGGGCTGCCGCACGTGATCGTCCGCTTTTATACGGTGGCCAACGTTCGTGCGGCCCGTTACAGCGCGTTTTGGGCGTTGCTGTTCATTGCGTTGCTTTACACTTCCGCCCCTGTGCTGGCCATGTTTGCCCGCTACTCGATTTTAGAAACCCTGAACGGGGCACATATCGGCGAGATGGTTCACGACAAAGACACCGATGTTGACTACTACCCCATTTATCAAGTCAACGACGCAGGGAAGGAGGAAGTGGTGCAGTGGGTCTCGAACTGGCAAAAGACCGGCCTGATCACCATCGACGATAAGAACAAGGACGGCATCCTCTCGCTAAAGAACGTCGACGGCAACTTTGCCGAAGTCAAAATCGACAAGGACATTCTCGTCTTGGCGACGCCTGAGATCGCGAAGCTTTCTCCGTGGGTGATTGCCATCGTGGCTACCGGCGGTTTGGCAGCGGCCTTGAGTACGGCGGCTGGGCTGCTGCTAGTGATTTCCAGTTCAATGGCCCACGATCTGTATGTTCACTTCGTCGAGCCACAAGCTACCGAGCCACGTCGGCTTCTGATCGCACGGATCATGATTATCGGGGCGATCTTTGTGGCTGGCTACTTTGGCATCTATCCGCCTGGGTTCATTGGTCAGGTGGTCGCATTTGCGTTTGGTTTGGCTGCGGCTAGTTTCTTTCCGATTATCTTCCTGGGCATCTTCGATAAACGGATGAATCGCGAGGGAGCGATTAGCGGGATGGTCGTCGGCGTGCTTTTCACGGCGGTCTACATCATTGGCTGTCGCTCGGACAAGATTCTAGGAACCGCTGCTCCCTTGATGACCCCTTGGCTGACTGGCAGCAAGTGGATTCCAGATGGCCTGCAACCAGAAGCCGCTGGTGCGGTGGGCTTAATCCTGAACTTTACTGTGGCCCTGGTTGTGAGCCGACTAACCAGTCCGCCACCAGACGACGTGCAAGATTTGGTAGAAAGCGTCCGTATTCCGCGTGGATCGCACGCTCCAGAGGCCCACTTCGACGAAACCGACGCCGAAGCAGATAATCCCTAA
- a CDS encoding DUF4212 domain-containing protein translates to MSSTPPRNPSPARPVPKVAYWRQNLIVIGILLSIWAFVSFGCSILWIEWLNQYKIGNLPLGFWFAQQGSMYVFLVLILVYALVMDYLDRKHDVKE, encoded by the coding sequence ATGTCCTCCACCCCACCGCGCAATCCTTCCCCTGCGCGCCCTGTGCCCAAAGTCGCCTACTGGCGGCAGAATCTGATTGTCATTGGAATCTTGCTTTCTATCTGGGCTTTTGTTTCGTTTGGCTGCTCGATTCTCTGGATCGAATGGCTCAATCAATACAAGATCGGCAACCTTCCGCTCGGTTTCTGGTTCGCCCAGCAAGGATCGATGTATGTCTTTCTGGTACTGATCCTGGTCTATGCGTTGGTAATGGACTATCTCGATCGCAAACATGACGTGAAGGAGTAG
- a CDS encoding formylmethanofuran dehydrogenase subunit C, translating to MKLRLVHDITVGLDLRGVLPARLLTMTAAEVAQVTVWEGNRQVELGQLFEIVLEDDRSDGMLRIIGDLSKADNIGADMEEGTLFVQGKVGHHAGQRMKGGSLYIHGHVGNNLAEGMQGGFIKVLGNVGNRVGAPLPGEKRGISGGSVFILGSAGHELGHRMRRGTIVVVNNCGDYAGYEMLAGTILIGGKAGSGAGLSMRRGTIVLNGNQHTDLLAGFAHACRFRPTMMPLLAKECARLEVPEVAHLFKQPQYDLFHGDLAQMGRGEILIPA from the coding sequence ATGAAGCTGCGACTTGTTCACGATATCACGGTCGGCCTCGATCTTCGAGGTGTCTTGCCGGCCCGGCTCTTAACCATGACCGCCGCTGAAGTCGCCCAGGTCACCGTCTGGGAAGGGAATCGCCAGGTCGAACTAGGGCAACTGTTCGAGATCGTGCTGGAAGATGATCGTAGCGACGGCATGCTGCGGATCATTGGCGATCTTTCCAAAGCAGACAATATTGGGGCCGATATGGAAGAAGGAACGCTCTTCGTCCAAGGCAAAGTCGGTCACCACGCTGGGCAAAGGATGAAGGGGGGCTCGCTCTACATTCATGGCCACGTTGGCAACAACCTGGCCGAGGGGATGCAGGGCGGGTTCATCAAGGTGCTGGGTAACGTCGGAAATCGAGTTGGCGCCCCCCTGCCTGGCGAAAAACGAGGGATCTCTGGCGGAAGCGTCTTCATCTTGGGCTCGGCGGGCCACGAACTGGGACACCGGATGCGACGGGGAACGATCGTCGTCGTCAACAATTGCGGCGACTATGCCGGTTACGAAATGCTGGCCGGGACAATATTAATCGGCGGGAAAGCAGGCAGCGGAGCTGGACTTTCGATGCGACGAGGAACGATCGTCCTGAACGGCAACCAACACACCGACCTATTAGCAGGTTTTGCGCACGCTTGCCGCTTTCGTCCGACAATGATGCCGTTGTTAGCCAAAGAATGTGCCCGGCTAGAAGTTCCTGAAGTGGCTCATCTTTTCAAGCAACCGCAGTACGATCTGTTCCACGGCGACCTGGCCCAGATGGGACGGGGCGAAATCCTGATTCCGGCCTGA
- the mobA gene encoding molybdenum cofactor guanylyltransferase — protein sequence MTTVPISKRAALIVCGGESRRMGRAKPHLPFGNETMLARVVRIVFPTVDEVVLLTAKTQELPELLYDYSELPDRVEQQGPAAALYEGMKSVAGWAEAVVVLGCDLPLVTEETIEFLFAQLQNYEAVIPRFEGLPQPLAAVYSVLALEKLENVLYSGNQRLLSCIEPLDTNWVDLRELQAVDPRLGILHNVNTPEAYRDALAIAGLRHPLEE from the coding sequence ATGACTACGGTCCCAATTTCGAAACGTGCGGCGTTGATTGTCTGCGGGGGAGAGAGCCGCCGCATGGGCAGGGCCAAGCCTCATCTTCCGTTTGGGAACGAAACCATGCTGGCCCGCGTGGTGCGGATTGTTTTTCCCACGGTCGACGAAGTCGTGCTTTTAACCGCCAAAACGCAGGAGCTTCCCGAGCTTTTGTACGATTACAGCGAATTGCCAGACCGAGTGGAACAACAAGGCCCGGCTGCGGCTTTGTACGAAGGAATGAAGTCGGTGGCTGGCTGGGCCGAAGCGGTTGTCGTACTGGGATGTGACTTGCCCCTGGTTACCGAAGAAACGATCGAATTTTTGTTCGCTCAATTACAAAACTACGAGGCGGTTATCCCGCGTTTCGAGGGCTTGCCGCAGCCGCTCGCAGCGGTCTATTCCGTGTTGGCTTTAGAAAAGCTAGAGAATGTCCTCTATTCGGGAAACCAGCGGTTGTTGTCTTGCATCGAACCACTGGACACCAATTGGGTCGATCTGCGCGAACTTCAAGCGGTTGATCCTCGGCTAGGAATCTTGCATAACGTCAATACGCCGGAGGCTTATCGCGATGCCCTCGCGATCGCTGGCCTGCGACATCCGCTAGAAGAGTGA
- a CDS encoding DinB family protein yields the protein MADAAQWELTKQRIAVTDQMFREFIEGLEPELWFRMPSEGVTHIAWQVGHVTVANYGLGMLRIRGKRAEDASVLPESYFELFGRGSIPSKDQSIHPSVERMIEIYKQVNDQLQKEMEEYTLDQLDEPSLPEHPMFKTKFDTLLFLPYHVMMHFGQMGLLRRLAGKPPLR from the coding sequence ATGGCTGACGCAGCTCAATGGGAATTAACCAAGCAACGAATCGCCGTAACCGATCAGATGTTTCGTGAGTTTATCGAAGGTTTGGAACCCGAACTTTGGTTTCGGATGCCTAGTGAAGGGGTGACGCACATTGCCTGGCAGGTGGGGCACGTGACCGTAGCAAACTATGGCTTGGGGATGCTACGAATCCGTGGCAAGCGAGCTGAAGATGCTTCGGTATTGCCGGAAAGCTATTTTGAATTGTTTGGCCGAGGCAGCATCCCTTCGAAAGATCAGTCGATTCATCCATCGGTCGAGCGGATGATCGAAATCTATAAACAGGTCAACGATCAGTTGCAGAAGGAAATGGAAGAGTACACGCTCGACCAATTGGATGAACCGAGCCTGCCAGAGCATCCGATGTTTAAGACCAAGTTCGATACGCTCCTCTTCTTGCCGTACCACGTGATGATGCACTTCGGACAGATGGGGCTATTGCGTCGGCTCGCTGGCAAACCGCCACTGCGATGA
- a CDS encoding arylsulfatase: MSLTTTCSRLLLKSLFVACLSALVSPALAADGQRPPNIIFILADDLGYSELGSYGQEKIHTPNLDQLAKEGMRFTDFYCGNAVCAPSRCVLMTGKHGGHAYIRDNGDPGKMLPETKALGAEFPGQNPIPAEEVTIAEMLKQKGYATAAIGKWGLGHFGSTGDPNKQGFDLFYGFNCQRHAHNHYPKYLWRNREKEVQPGNDRTLKGETYSQSQFRDVAIEFIEENADKPFFLYLPFAVPHLSIQVPDEDLAEYADMKEDDYNHKGYLQHPQPHAGYAAMISHMDRDIGKILDTVKSLGLEDNTVVLFSSDNGPTYDRLGGSDSDFFVSSANFKGLKGSLYEGGIRVPLIVRWPGKVKPDSVSDQPAAFYDLMPTFAEIAGVKTPKGIDGISLVPELLGKDQPQHDYLYWEFRAYGGQQAVRMGDWKAIRQNMMRPRQPNAGKLELYNLKDDPSESKDVAAEHPEIVAKAEAAMKEAHTPSKLFPIPMLGDPK; encoded by the coding sequence ATGTCGCTGACTACTACTTGCTCTCGTTTGTTGTTGAAGAGTTTGTTTGTTGCTTGCCTCAGTGCGTTGGTCTCGCCAGCGCTTGCCGCAGATGGCCAGCGTCCACCAAACATTATCTTCATCCTGGCAGACGACCTCGGCTACTCCGAGTTAGGTTCGTACGGGCAAGAAAAGATTCACACGCCCAACCTCGACCAGTTGGCTAAAGAAGGGATGCGGTTCACCGACTTCTATTGTGGAAACGCTGTTTGTGCCCCGTCGCGCTGTGTGCTGATGACTGGTAAGCATGGTGGCCATGCTTACATTCGCGATAACGGCGATCCTGGCAAGATGCTACCGGAAACGAAAGCCTTGGGAGCCGAGTTCCCCGGACAGAATCCCATTCCGGCGGAAGAAGTCACGATCGCCGAGATGCTGAAGCAAAAAGGGTACGCGACAGCTGCCATTGGGAAGTGGGGCCTGGGGCACTTTGGTTCTACAGGCGATCCCAACAAGCAGGGCTTTGACCTGTTTTATGGTTTCAATTGTCAGCGCCACGCTCATAACCACTATCCGAAGTATCTCTGGCGAAATCGCGAAAAGGAAGTGCAGCCGGGCAACGACCGGACGCTGAAAGGCGAAACCTATTCGCAATCACAGTTCCGTGATGTGGCGATTGAGTTCATCGAAGAGAACGCTGACAAGCCGTTTTTCCTCTATCTCCCTTTCGCCGTCCCACACCTTTCGATCCAGGTGCCAGACGAGGACTTAGCTGAGTACGCTGACATGAAAGAGGACGATTACAATCACAAAGGTTACCTGCAGCATCCCCAGCCACACGCCGGATATGCGGCCATGATCAGCCACATGGATCGCGACATCGGCAAAATCCTTGATACGGTCAAATCTCTGGGCTTGGAAGACAACACGGTCGTATTGTTCAGTTCTGACAATGGCCCCACCTACGACCGGTTGGGTGGAAGCGATTCCGATTTCTTTGTTTCATCAGCCAATTTCAAGGGCTTGAAAGGAAGCTTGTACGAAGGAGGCATTCGTGTGCCGTTAATCGTGCGTTGGCCAGGCAAGGTGAAGCCTGACAGCGTGTCGGATCAACCGGCTGCCTTCTACGATTTGATGCCGACCTTTGCCGAAATCGCCGGTGTGAAAACCCCGAAGGGAATCGACGGAATCAGCTTGGTGCCGGAACTGCTAGGCAAAGATCAGCCGCAGCACGACTACCTCTACTGGGAGTTCCGTGCTTACGGCGGGCAGCAGGCGGTACGGATGGGAGACTGGAAAGCGATTCGCCAAAACATGATGCGGCCTCGTCAGCCGAATGCCGGGAAGTTGGAACTGTACAACTTAAAAGACGATCCGAGCGAATCGAAGGACGTCGCTGCCGAGCATCCGGAGATTGTCGCCAAAGCGGAAGCCGCCATGAAAGAGGCTCACACGCCGTCGAAGCTGTTCCCGATTCCGATGCTGGGCGACCCGAAGTAG
- a CDS encoding histidine triad nucleotide-binding protein, producing the protein MPEKTIFKRIIDKEVPANVIYEDDLCLAFTDIAPKAPTHVLIIPKKEIPTVDDIADEDAALIGHMWLVIRNLARDLDLEDGYRVIVNCKEAGGQEVPHLHYHLLGGRKMTWPPG; encoded by the coding sequence ATGCCCGAGAAAACAATCTTCAAACGCATTATCGACAAGGAAGTCCCGGCCAACGTCATTTACGAAGACGATCTGTGCCTGGCCTTTACGGACATCGCCCCTAAGGCGCCGACCCATGTGCTGATCATTCCCAAGAAAGAAATTCCTACGGTGGATGATATCGCCGATGAAGATGCCGCCCTCATCGGTCACATGTGGCTTGTCATCCGAAACCTGGCCCGCGACTTGGATCTGGAAGATGGCTACCGTGTGATCGTTAATTGCAAGGAAGCTGGCGGGCAGGAAGTGCCCCACCTGCACTACCACCTGCTAGGTGGCCGCAAGATGACTTGGCCACCGGGCTAA